The nucleotide window AATCGGTTTCGTGGTGACGGTGACCGTTTTTAAAAAATGAGAAAGAGAAAAAATCGTCTCATCCAGCGAGACGGTTGCGTCGGACCCTGCAAACATTTCGCGCCGTTTGCGCTCCGCCGCTTTTTCAGAAGGTAAAATCGTCATTGCATGCATAAAATTCATCTCCACTGCTTTTACTTCATTCCGCGGTTTTTACACATTTCCAGAAGGACATAGTGATCTTTTGGTTTGATGTTCTTGAGAATTATTTGAGTCTTTAATTTTTCCATTGTCCAACCTGAATCGTTAAGTTTGGCAAAACCTTCGTCAAAAAAAGAGGTGCTGGCAATAGTAACGCCTGAAAAATTGATTTCAATTTTTTGATTTTTAAGATCCGCTTCAAGGATTATTTTTCTCAATTTTTCACCCGCCACTCTGGTTATATAATCCCCGGAAAAATCATTTTTTATACTGATGTTTATCATTTTTCCTCCAGACTAAATCTTGCAAAACACCATGTCCCGGGCAACGGATATTTCAGGATATTTTTTTGGGACCGCCGCGTCTTAAAATAACGTCTTATTTGGGCATTGCGACTGACGAGAGTCAATTTGCCCTCGTTTTTTTTTAAAAACTCAAAGAAATAATGCAACCCAAAACCGCCGGTCCTTTGCCTGCGAGTGCTGGAGCCTTTTTCAAAAGATAGCTCAAGATAGGCGATATCATTTTGGCGGATATATTTTTGTTCCAGTTTTGCGGGTATGGTGATTCCCATATCCAGAAGTCCACTATGAAATTCTTTGTTCCAGAGACCGGCATACATATAATATCTTTCTGCTGTTGAGTGATCCTGACTGTTTTGCATCAATTCATTGATTATCAGTTTGCTCGCATACAAAATATCCTCAGAGATTTTATCTGAAAATATTTCATCAAGACGTTCCGTGAAAAGCGTGTTGATTCCACCTTCAACGCCCTTTACCATAAGACTTATGTTTTCAATATTGTTGATGTCAGGATTTGAAAGGGTTGTAAAATTTTTAATGTTTTTGAAATTTGAGATAACAGGAATATCCAGAAGTTTTTTTGATATTCTC belongs to Deltaproteobacteria bacterium and includes:
- a CDS encoding STAS-like domain-containing protein; its protein translation is MINISIKNDFSGDYITRVAGEKLRKIILEADLKNQKIEINFSGVTIASTSFFDEGFAKLNDSGWTMEKLKTQIILKNIKPKDHYVLLEMCKNRGMK